In the Drosophila gunungcola strain Sukarami unplaced genomic scaffold, Dgunungcola_SK_2 000001F, whole genome shotgun sequence genome, one interval contains:
- the LOC128262975 gene encoding SWI/SNF-related matrix-associated actin-dependent regulator of chromatin subfamily A-like protein 1, with the protein MSTCSSSEIAEKKRIALAKLQAKKSQLLATTSAGKSSTAPPTNAQQQVRNQNASPNQPLAKSPLNFYRSPPAAQKKIERIASSSSSDNKSSSFLNALKAIKQTSSRELSRGAAHPYQRPNGGENGRSKPTLALAAEKEQPVGIVLGNSITCNLYMITTHRFAAKTSGYHEKLIAVFKNMPTKSYEHQTRTWSFDLSDYQSLQTHTADLRPHVHLVGIPKKVLDLCQQKPLVSERSVLASIEPKLADKLMPFQQDGVCFSIAQKGRIMICDEMGLGKTYQALAVADYFKDDWPLLIVTTASTRDSWAKHIVELLPKVPIHYVQVLNNNQQYVGEAQVLITSYNMMERHLSMLQQRRYGFIIFDESHTLKNSKANCTKAAQKLTDQARRVVLLSGTPALSRPLELFTQLQLVDGKFMTYKEFTTRYCDGKQSTFGWDASGQSNLEELKVMLTLKYMLRRTKAEVLPQLAEKNRETVVLDPALVWTNEETKESLDVFNKELKTSKGRTMEEILLRFYARTAEVKTRAVCAYLKTLVKEQKKFIIFAHHRVMMDAISDCLSGLRVHYIRIDGQTRSDLRSDFVDTFQKTSSCKVALLSLKACNSGITLTAAEMIVFAELDWNPSTLAQAESRAHRIGQTKPVICRYLMAHNTADDTIWSMLKNKQEVLSKVGIFAENLQKATHTAAPTSSHKIEEFFSPAKSNCSNPEKGSIKQYFSPAPAKAPSEPNNITEKPRESNAASDMAAFFNDDDDEAFLDLDI; encoded by the exons ATGTCCACCTGCAGTTCATCCGAAATTGCGGAAAAGAAGCGCATTGCGCTGGCCAAGCTGCAGGCCAAGAAGTCCCAACTGCTGGCCACCACATCCGCGGGAAAGTCATCCACTGCTCCGCCAACAAATGCGCAGCAACAGGTCCGGAATCAAAATGCGAGTCCCAATCAACCGCTGGCCAAATCCCCACTGAACTTCTACCGATCCCCGCCTGCAGCGCAGAAGAAGATCGAGCGGATTGCCTCCAGCTCGTCCAGCGACAACAAGAGCTCGTCCTTCCTGAACGCCCTAAAGGCAATCAAACAGACCTCCAGCCGGGAATTGTCCCGAGGAGCCGCACATCCCTACCAGCGGCCCAATGGCGGAGAGAATGGAAGAAGCAAGCCCACACTTGCACTTGCTGCGGAAAAGGAACAGCCAGTGGGCATTGTGCTCGGCAACTCCATCACCTGCAATCTCTACATGATCACCACGCATCGGTTTGCCGCCAAAACGTCCGGATATCATGAAAAGCTCATAgcggtttttaaaaacatgccCACCAAGTCCTACGAACATCAAACCCGCACCTGGAGCTTCGATCTCTCGGACTACCAATCCCTGCAGACTCACACAGCGGACCTAAGGCCACATGTCCACTTGGTCGGCATTCCAAAGAAGGTGCTGGATCTCTGCCAGCAGAAGCCGTTGGTTTCGGAAAGAAGTGTTTTGGCTTCCATTGAACCCAAGCTGGCGGATAAGCTGATGCCCTTTCAACAGGATGGGGTTTg CTTTTCCATTGCCCAAAAAGGTCGCATTATGATCTGTGATGAAATGGGCTTGGGCAAAACATACCAGGCCCTGGCCGTGGCCGACTATTTCAAGGATGATTGGCCCCTGCTCATCGTGACCACCGCCTCTACGAGAGACAGTTGGGCCAAACACATTGTGGAGCTGCTGCCCAAGGTACCCATCCACTATGTCCAAGTGCTCAACAACAATCAGCAATATGTGGGCGAGGCCCAGGTGCTCATCACCAGCTACAACATGATGGAGCGGCACTTGTCAATGCTGCAGCAGCGCAGATACGGTTTCATCATCTTCGATGAGTCGCATACGCTTAAGAACAGCAAGGCCAACTGCACAAAGGCGGCCCAAAAGCTCACGGATCAAGCTAGGCGAGTGGTCTTGCTGTCCGGAACTCCAGCTCTGTCCCGACCCTTAGAACTCTTCACGCAGCTCCAGCTAGTCGATGGCAAATTTATGACTTACAAGGAGTTTA CCACTCGGTACTGTGATGGCAAGCAATCAACGTTTGGCTGGGATGCCAGCGGACAATCAAATCTGGAGGAGCTCAAGGTTATGCTTACTCTAAAATATATGCTGAGGCGAACAAAAGCGGAGGTGCTACCCCAGCTAGCTGAAAAGAATCG TGAAACTGTGGTCCTGGATCCCGCCTTGGTATGGACCAACGAAGAAACAAAGGAATCCTTGGATGTATTTAACAAGGAACTGAAAACAAGCAAGGGCAGGACCATGGAGGAGATTTTATTACGTTTTTATGCGCGCACAGCTGAAGTCAAAACTCGTGCCGTGTg TGCCTATCTAAAAACCTTGGTTAAGGAGCagaaaaagtttataattttcgcACATCATCGGGTCATGATGGATGCCATTAGCGATTGTCTAAGCGGATTAAGAGTACACTACATACGCATCGATGGACAGACGCGGAGCGATTTGAGGTCGGATTTTGTGGATACATTTCAGAAGACGAGCAGTTGTAAGGTTGCGCTGCTCTCCCTTAAAGCCTGCAATTCAGGGATCACACTTACTGCAGCGGAGATGATCGTTTTTGCTGAACTGGACTGGAATCCAAGT ACCCTGGCTCAGGCTGAAAGTCGTGCCCACCGCATTGGCCAGACAAAGCCGGTGATTTGTCGCTATTTGATGGCCCATAATACCGCGGACGATACCATCTGGAGCATGCTGAAAAACAAGCAGGAAGTCCTCAGTAAAGTGGGTATCTTTGCCGAGAACCTTCAAAAGGCCACGCACACAGCTGCCCCCACTTCG tcgCATAAAATTGAGGAATTCTTCTCGCCCGCCAAATCTAATTGTTCAAATCCGGAAAAGGGTTCTATAAAACAATACTTTTCGCCTGCTCCGGCCAAGGCGCCCAGTGAACCAAATAATATTACCGAAAAACCTAGAGAAAGCAATGCTGCATCGGATATGGCGGCCTTCTTtaacgatgatgatgatgaggctTTTTTGGATTTAGATATTTAG